The Drechmeria coniospora strain ARSEF 6962 chromosome 02, whole genome shotgun sequence genome has a segment encoding these proteins:
- a CDS encoding ubiquitin-conjugating enzyme E2-18 kDa, with protein MALCQNRLQEERKQWRRDHPFGFYAKPARTKEGVLDLKNWECGIPGKDKTIWEGGLFKLNIIFPDEYPTKPPKCEPGVPCNRPRPAWHPATRRRTTTDESPGKFFPPLFHPNVYPSGTVCLSILNEEEAWKPAITVKQILLGIQDLLNDPNPESPAQAEAYNLFKRDRAEYEKRVKRVVRDNPAP; from the exons ATGGCGCTGTGCCAAAATCGACTGCAGGAGGAACG CAAGCAGTGGCGGCGCGACCACCCGTTTGGCTTCTACGCGAAGCCCGCGCGGACCAAGGAGGGCGTCCTGGATCTGAAGAACTGGGAGTGCGGCATCCCCGGCAAGGACAAGACTATCTGGGAGGGTGGCCTCTTCAAGCTCAACATTATTTTCCCCGATG AGTACCCGACGAAACCACCGAAATGTGAGCCCGGCGTGCCCTGCAACCGCCCTCGGCCCGCGTGGCACCCGGCGACGCGGCGACGCACGACGACTGACGAGTCTCCAGGCAAATTCTTCCCGCCCCTGTTCCACCCCAACGTCTACCCGTCCGGCACCGTGTGCCTGTCCATCCtcaacgaggaggaggcgtgGAAGCCGGCCATCACGGTGAAGCAAatcctcctcggcatccaGGACCTGCTCAACGACCCGAACCCCGAGTCGCCGGCCCAGGCCGAAGCCTACAACCTCTTCAAGCGAGACCGAGCCGAGTACGAGAAGAGGGTGAAACGAGTGGTTCGCGACAACCCCGCCCCGTGA
- a CDS encoding peroxin produces the protein MDAKPGKPAEGRKKDVEVKEVEVNVTVASATVVTAQPCEPVPDPDEDDLDDLDGKTPGPGPNKVPTLDAEKASKATESAETKAAGSDAKPPTTGPEAKATVEDELSEEEFAKQLQAGMADLLGELEKSPEMQGQFEEMFKQMAAATNVTDAGDGADGSGTAKAPPAEAASEPSFQETIRRTMERMQNSGEQATAAATSGAEDDFMADMLKHLSSGDFGGEGGEEDFSKMLMGMMEQLTNKDILYEPMKELDDKFPGWFERNKETTSAEDMKRYEEQRVLVREIVVKFEDGAYSDGNSADREYIVERMQKMQAAGSPPADLVGDMASAQDAFNGDDQCNPQ, from the exons ATGGACGCGAAGCCCGGCAAGCCAGCCGAGGGTCGGAAGAAGGATGTCGAGGTCAAGGAAGTCGAGGTCAACGTCACGGTCGCTTCagccaccgtcgtcaccgcgCAGCCTTGCGAGCCTGTCCCCGAcccggacgaggacgacctcgacgatcTGGATGGCAAGACGCCCGGCCCGGGGCCCAACAAGGTCCCAACC CTAGACGCGGAAAAGGCATCCAAGGCCACCGAGTCGGCCGAAACGAAAGCAGCAGGCTCCGATGCCAAGCCCCCAACGACCGGCCCCGAGGCCAAAGCGACGGTCGAGGATGAGCTTTCGGAGGAGGAGTTTGCGAAGCAGCTCCAGGCCGGCATGGCTGATCTGCTCGGCGAGTTGGAGAAATCG CCCGAGATGCAGGGGCAGTTTGAGGAAATGTTCAAGCagatggccgccgccaccaacgtgacggatgccggcgacggcgccgacggcagcggcaccgCCAAGGCACCACCGGCAGAGGCCGCGTCGGAGCCCTCGTTCCAGGAGACGATCCGGCGCACCATGGAGCGCATGCAGAACTCGGGCGAGCAGGCCACGGCCGCGGCCACGTCgggggccgaggacgacttCATGGCCGACATGCTGAAGCATCTCTCGTCGGGCGACTTtggcggcgaaggcggcgaggaggacttTTCCAAGATGCTCATGGGCATGATGGAACAGCTCACCAACAAGGATATTCTGTACGAGCCGATgaaggagctcgacgacaagtTTCCCGGCTGGTTCGAGAGGAACAAggagacgacgtcggccgaggacatgAAACGGTACGAGGAGCAGAGGGTCCTCGTCCGAGAAATCGTCGTCAAgttcgaggacggcgcctACTCGGACGGCAACTCGGCCGATCGCGAGTACATCGTGGAGAGGATGCAAAAG ATGCAAGCGGCCGGATCGCCACCGGCCGACTTGGTCGGAGACATGGCATCGGCGCAGGATGCCTTCAACGGGGACGACCAGTGCAATCCGCAGTAA
- a CDS encoding ABC1 family protein C15C4.02 encodes MNSTTLSRVAVRLGTGPRPWTCSTCRGQLASSRPCLGPWRRFSSGPGAGSGSGSGQRSSRSSQSSRGGDGARPGRVLLYASTGAAAVASTALAFSDDIRSSYEAAGRTGRVVAALGICINDYRTTLNAKAALRDEEEQEAVLKACHKRCAERTLRVLEKNGGIFIKLGQHLSAMNYLLPPEWTTTFIPLQDKCPVSSFSSIEDMFRKDTGQDLWAYFSDFSPEPIGAASLAQVHLATVKESGRRVAVKVQHPDLAAWAPLDLALTKYTFSTLKRFFPEYDLEWLSSEMELSLPLELDFQEEAVNARRMKAHFAKIPELPLVIPEVLWAEKRILVMACESGSRLDDLAYLDGNAIDRDEVSATLARIFNEMIFGDGAPLHCDPHGGNIAIRRNDGRRGLGRGPNFDVILYDHGLYRDIPLPLRRSYAKMWLAVIDGDMGRMKRYAKEVANIGDRDFPLFVSAITGRDFSVVSRSGSILETRSADEEQTMSGALQEGLIVDLVRMLSRVPRIILLILKTNDLTRSLDENLQTRQGPIRSFMILARYCARTVFREQLEQIRAGGSLLWPRNALRVFAAWLSCLRIEVKLEAFEVSLRLKRILGRRSTTFGDAMPLQG; translated from the exons ATGAACTCGACGACACTCTCAcgcgtcgccgtccgcctcggcaccggcccGCGGCCCTGGACGTGCTCGACTTGCCGAGGCCAATTGGCCAGTTCCCGACCATGCCTCGGCCCTTGGCGCCGATTCTCCTCGGGCCCCGGTGCCGGCTCCGGTTCTGGCTCCGGCCAGCGGTCGTCTCGGTCGTCGCAGTCTTCCCGTGGTGGCGACGGGGCCAGGCCTGGGAGAGTGCTTCTGTACGCCTCGACgggggccgccgccgtcgccagcaccgccctcgccttcTCCGACGACATCAGGAGCAGCTACGAAGCCGCGGGCCGTACCGGTCGCGTCGTGGCGGCGCTCGGCATCTGCATCAATGA CTATCGGACCACCCTGAACGCCAAGGCTGCCCTGCGggatgaggaggagcaggaggccgTCCTCAAGGCCTGCCACAAGCGCTGCGCCGAGCGGACGCTCCGCGTGCTGGAGAAGAACGGCGGCATCTTCATCAAGCTGGGACAGCATCTG AGCGCCATGAACTACCTCTTACCGCCCgagtggacgacgacgttcATACCCCTCCAGGACAAGTGCCCCGTCTCGTCGTTCTCGTCCATCGAGGACATGTTTCGCAAGGACACCGGCCAGGACCTCTGGGCCTACTTTTCCGACTTCTCGCCCGAAcccatcggcgccgcctccctcgcccaGGTGCACCTCGCGACCGTCAAGGAGAGCGGCCGCAGGGTGGCGGTCAAGGTGCAGCATCCggacctcgccgcctgggCGCCGCTCGACCTCGCGCTGACCAAGTACACCTTCTCGACGCTCAAACGCTTCTTCCCCGAGTACGACCTCGAGTGGTTGTCGTCCGAGATGGAGCTGTCGctgccgctcgagctcgacttccaggaggaggcggtCAACGCGCGTCGCATGAAGGCGCACTTTGCCAAGATTCCCGAGCTGCCCCTCGTCATCCCCGAGGTCCTCTGGGCCGAGAAGAGGATCCTCGTCATGGCCTGCGAGTCCGGcagccggctcgacgacctggcctacctcgacggcaacgccatCGACCGCGACGAGGTCTCGGCCACGCTCGCCCGCATTTTCAACGAGATGATctttggcgacggcgccccgCTGCACTGCGACCCCCACGGCGGCAACATCGCGATCCGCAGaaacgacggccgccgaggcctcgGGCGCGGGCCCAACTTTGACGTCATCCTCTACGACCACGGCCTCTACCGCGACATCCCCCTCCCGCTGCGACGGTCGTACGCCAAGATGTGgttggccgtcatcgacggcgacatgGGCCGCATGAAAAGGTACGCCAAGGAGGTGGCCAACATCGGCGACCGAGACTTCCCGCTCTTCGTCTCGGCCATCACCGGCCGCGACTTTAGCGTCGTCAGCCGCTCGGGGTCCATCCTCGAGACGcgcagcgccgacgaggagcagacCATGAGCGGCGCGCTGCAGGAGGgcctcatcgtcgacctcgtccgcaTGCTGAGCCGCGTGCCGCGCatcatcctcctcatcctgAAGACCAACGACCTCACgcgcagcctcgacgagaacCTGCAGACGCGCCAGGGCCCCATCCGCAGCTTCATGATCCTCGCCCGGTACTGCGCCCGGACCGTCTTccgcgagcagctcgagcagaTCCGCGCCGGGGGTTCGCTGCTATGGCCTCGCAACGCCCTGCGCGTCTTTGCTGCCTGGCTGAGCTGTCTGCGCATCGAGGTGAAGCTCGAGGCGTTCGAGGTGTCCCTGCGGCTGAAGCGCATCTTGGGACGGCGGAGCACCACCTTTGGCGACGCAATGCCTCTCCAAGGTTGA